Proteins encoded within one genomic window of Oryza brachyantha chromosome 7, ObraRS2, whole genome shotgun sequence:
- the LOC102714800 gene encoding ethylene-response factor C3-like, with the protein MAQLPQHSSHSIYYIGYTADAAASCSSSSSSSSEMLQFDTGCCLEETPASPAAAARRTARDNQGRGQPKAEPAAAFIGVRRRPWGRFAAEIRDSTRNGARVWIGTFDSAEAAAMAYDQAALSARGPAAALNFPVERVRESLHALALGAAGGSPVLALKRRHSKRKRRKKAELATATAAANATTQTRRSKSTELPATEDESDDHKRFVVELEDLGAEYLEELLWLSET; encoded by the coding sequence ATGGCGCAGCTGCCGCAGCATTCTAGCCACAGCATTTACTACATCGGTTACACGGCGGACGCCGCGGCGTCCTGCtcatcgtcgtcctcctcctcttcggaGATGCTTCAGTTCGACACGGGCTGCTGCCTCGAAGAGACACCTGCTTCtcccgctgcggcggcgaggaggaccgCACGTGATAACCAAGGGCGGGGGCAGCCGAAAgcggagccggcggcggcgttcatCGGGGTGCGGAGGCGGCCGTGGGGCAGATTCGCGGCGGAGATCCGGGACTCGACGCGGAACGGCGCGCGCGTGTGGATCGGCACGTTCGACagcgccgaggccgccgcgaTGGCCTACGACCAGGCCGCGCTCTCGGCGCGCGGGCCAGCCGCGGCGCTCAACTTCCCCGTGGAGCGGGTGCGCGAGTCGCTCCACGCGCTCGCGCTCGGCGCGGCCGGGGGGTCGCCCGTTCTGGCGCTGAAGCGGCGGCACTCGAAGCGAAAGCGGCGCAAGAAGGCTGAGctggccacggccacggccgcGGCGAACGCCACCACGCAGACGCGGAGGAGCAAGAGCACGGAACTGCCCGCCACCGAAGATGAGTCAGACGACCACAAGAGGTTCGTCGTGGAGCTGGAGGACCTCGGAGCCGAGTACCTCGAGGAGCTTCTCTGGCTGTCGGAGACATGA